In Streptomyces liangshanensis, the DNA window GTCGCCGCCATCGCGCGCTCGCTGGGCGCCCTCACGATCGGCGTGGTCACCCGCCCGTTCACCTTCGAGGGCCGCCGCCGCGCGAACCAGGCGGAGGACGGCATCGCCGAGCTCCGCGAAGAGGTCGACACCCTCATCGTCATCCCCAACGACCGGCTGCTGTCCATCTCGGACCGTCAGGTCAGCGTGCTGGACGCCTTCAAGTCGGCCGACCAGGTGCTGCTCTCGGGTGTCCAGGGCATCACCGATCTGATCACCACACCGGGTCTGATCAACCTCGACTTCGCCGACGTCAAGTCCGTCATGTCCGAGGCGGGATCGGCGCTCATGGGCATCGGCTCGGCCCGCGGCGACGACCGCGCGGTGGCCGCCGCCGAGATGGCGATCTCCTCGCCGCTGCTCGAAGCGTCCATCGACGGCGCCCGCGGCGTGCTGCTCTCCATCTCCGGCGGCTCCGACCTCGGTCTCTTCGAGATCAACGAGGCGGCGCAGCTCGTGAGCGAGGCCGCCCACCCCGAGGCCAACATCATCTTCGGCGCCGTCATCGACGACGCCCTGGGCGACGAGGTGCGGGTCACCGTGATCGCGGCGGGCTTCGACGGCGGACAGCCGCCGACGCGCCGCGAGACCGTGCTCGGCGCCGGCAAGCGCGAGGAGCCGCAGGCCCCGCCGCGGTCCGCGGACAGCGGCCGGTCCACCGGCGGACTCGGTACGGTCCCGCCGCGCGACGACAGCCCGGCCAAGCCGGAGCCGGCCCAGGCCGTCAACGAGAAGCCCCTCCCGCCCGTCAGCTCGCCGCACGTCCCGCCGGCCCGTCCCTACCAGGACACCCAGGTCGAAGAGCTGGATGTTCCGGACTTCTTGAAGTGATAGAGCGGCAGGACACCGAGAGCGGCGCGCACTTCGCCTTCACCGACAGGTGGGGCGGGGTGAGCGCCGTTCCGTACGAACAGCTCAATCTGGGCGGCGCGGTCGGCGACGACCCGGCCGCCGTACGGACCAACCGCGAGCGGGCGGCGAAGTCCCTGGGCCTCGATCCGGGCCGGGTGGTCTGGATGAACCAGGTGCACGGCCGCGAGGTCGCGGTCGTGGACGGCCCCTGGCACGCGGCCGGTGACGGCGCCGCCGCGGACCCCGCCGTCCTCCCGGACATCCCGCCGGTCGACGCGCTGGTCACCGCGCGCGGCGGACTCGCCCTCGCCGTACTCACCGCGGACTGCGTGCCCGTGCTGCTGGCCGACCCGGTCGCCGGGATCGCGTCCGCCGCCCACGCCGGCCGCCCCGGTCTGGTCGCGGGCGTCGTCCCCGCCGCCGTCGAGGCCATGGTCGCGCTCGGCGCCGAACCGTCCCGGATCACCGCCCGCACCGGACCGGCGGTCTGCGGAC includes these proteins:
- the pgeF gene encoding peptidoglycan editing factor PgeF, whose translation is MIERQDTESGAHFAFTDRWGGVSAVPYEQLNLGGAVGDDPAAVRTNRERAAKSLGLDPGRVVWMNQVHGREVAVVDGPWHAAGDGAAADPAVLPDIPPVDALVTARGGLALAVLTADCVPVLLADPVAGIASAAHAGRPGLVAGVVPAAVEAMVALGAEPSRITARTGPAVCGRCYEVPAALRDDVAAVVPESWAETSWGTPAVDVVEGVHAQLAALGIRDRRRSDFCTRESGDHFSYRRDRTTGRLAGYVWLDGTA
- the ftsZ gene encoding cell division protein FtsZ, which translates into the protein MAAPQNYLAVIKVIGVGGGGVNAINRMIEVGLKGVEFIAINTDAQALLMSDADVKLDVGRELTRGLGAGANPAVGRKAAEDHREEIEEVLKGADMVFVTAGEGGGTGTGGAPVVAAIARSLGALTIGVVTRPFTFEGRRRANQAEDGIAELREEVDTLIVIPNDRLLSISDRQVSVLDAFKSADQVLLSGVQGITDLITTPGLINLDFADVKSVMSEAGSALMGIGSARGDDRAVAAAEMAISSPLLEASIDGARGVLLSISGGSDLGLFEINEAAQLVSEAAHPEANIIFGAVIDDALGDEVRVTVIAAGFDGGQPPTRRETVLGAGKREEPQAPPRSADSGRSTGGLGTVPPRDDSPAKPEPAQAVNEKPLPPVSSPHVPPARPYQDTQVEELDVPDFLK